A genomic window from Silene latifolia isolate original U9 population chromosome Y, ASM4854445v1, whole genome shotgun sequence includes:
- the LOC141631763 gene encoding uncharacterized protein LOC141631763, whose product MRWHYENPRANGIMSHPSEGEAWKHFDKQHPDFANDPRNVRLGFCAPLTRQFIFLSLIISGPKNPKKNLDIYLQPLVQELKDLWKNGLLTYDVSRKQNFDMRAALLWTINDFPKICKKWSWFDCHRQFLLPDHVFRKDNKHFRKDRPVEADFASTRLTGEEVWEHVQHLPSIVDATDEELLKLKKKREGWWKRSIFWDLPYWKTLLSRHNLDVMHIEKNFFEQMIHTIMDEKNKTSFKPNAQKDFKLICKARRKGDMIVLKKEEKRVLRIGYAVLKFPDGYASDLSRCVDLKDLRLHGMKSHDCHVFMERLLPVALKHLLPKNEWCAITEISQFFRDVCASTLQIDDMTRLENNIAEIMYKCTNNLKSYIQDYLTRRFLNHLKRKIGNKARVEGSICNAYLLEEISNFCSLYYEKHIDTKAKQLDVCDEVEPESNLPELFQDHMGKHSGKCHLRYLDDKEYQSAHMYILSNCEKMNPYETVFKEFLSKLTICIVIKIINLLFVNDDTMTDDLIISLAMGPSREVRTWKRYSINGYNFRAFKDGKDVSKATLNNGVCVSSTEGVDYYGTLDEVIELTYTGDHGSYVAILFKCDWLDNSARGMVIHEQYKLVDVNRKRKYTKYEPFVLAYQVEQVISEMTASFLHNCCNFENP is encoded by the exons ATGAGATGGCACTACGAGAACCCTCGTGCCAATGGGATAATGTCTCATCCAAGTGAAGGAGAGGCTTGGAAGCATTTTGATAAACAACACCCTGATTTTGCGAATGACCCTCGAAATGTGCGATTGGGGTTTTGTGCACCTTTGACG AGACAATTCATCTTTTTGTCTTTGATTATATCCGGTCCCAAGAATCCCAAGAAAAACTTAGACATATATTTGCAACCATTAGTTCAAGAGTTGAAGGATTTGTGGAAAAATGGGTTGCTAACGTACGATGTGTCGAGGAAGCAAAATTTTGATATGAGAGCTGCACTTTTGTGGACAATCAACGATTTCCCAAAGATATG TAAAAAgtggagttggtttgattgtcatagacaatTCTTATTGCCTGACCATGTTTTTCGGAAAGATAACAAACATTTCCGAAAGGATAGACCCGTGGAGGCTGATTTTGCTTCTACTAGACTAACCGGTGAAGAAGTTTGGGAGCATGTTCAGCATCTACCTTCTATTGTTGATGCAACTGATGAAGAGTTGTtgaagttgaaaaagaaaagggaagggtGGTGGAAGAGAAGTATATTTTGGGATCTTCCATATTGGAAGACTTTGTTAAGTCGACATAATTTAGATGTGATGCATAttgaaaagaatttctttgaacaaatgattcacacgattaTGGATGagaaaaataaaacaagttttaaaccgaATGCACAAAAagactttaaattaatttgtaaggCCCGACGGAAAGGAGATATGATTGTTCTTAAAAAGGAAGAGAAGCGGGTACTCAGAATCGGATATGCAGTTTTGAAGTTTCCGGATGGATATGCTTCTGATTTGAGTAGGTGTGTAGACCTAAAGGACTTAAGACTACATggcatgaaaagtcatgattgtcatgtatttATGGAGCGTCTACTACCTGTTGCTCTAAAGCATTTGCTTCCGAAGAATGAATGGTGTGCGATAACTGAGATTAGCCAATTTTTTCGAGACGTGTGTGCATCAACTCTTCAAATTGATGACATGACACGTCTAGAAAATAATATTGCTGAGATCATGT ATAAATGCACCAATAATTTGAAATCTTATATACAAGATTACTTAACAcgtaggtttcttaatcatttgaaacGAAAAATTGGTAACAAAGCACGGGTCGAAGGCTCCATATGCAACGCTTATTTACTTGAAGAAATCTCAAATTTCTGTTCACTCTACTATGAGAAGCATATAGACACAAAAGCCAAACAACTCGATGTTTGTGACGAAGTTGAGCCTGAATCAAATTTACCTGAACTTTTTCAAGATCATATGGGAAAACACTCGGGGAAGTGCCATCTGAGATATCTTGATGACAAAGAATACCAATCTGCTCACATGTACATTTTAAGTAATTGTGAGAAAATGAATCCTTATGAAAC GGTGTTTAAGGAATTTCTAAGTAAACTTACTATTTGTATAGTGATTAAAATTATAAACTTACTATTT GTGAATGATGATACCATGACCGATGATCTAATAATATCTCTAGCAATGGGCCCGTCAAGAGAAGTAAGAACTTGGAAACGCTATTCCATCAATGGTTATAACTTTAGAGCTTTTAAAGATGGGAAAGATGTATCTAAAGCAACGTTAAACAATGGGGTATGTGTTAGTTCCACTGAAGGAGTCGACTATTATGGAACCCTTGATGAAGTTATTGAGTTGACTTATACCGGTGATCACGGCAGTTATGTGgctatattgtttaaatgtgattggttaGATAATTCTGCTAGAGGTATGGTGATTCATGAACAATATAAGCTTGTAGATGTCAATCGTAAGAGAAAATATACGAAATATGAACCATTCGTGTTGGCATATCAAGTGGAGCAA GTCATTTCTGAAATGACAGCATCCTTCCTGCACAACTGCTGTAACTTTGAAAATCCATAA